Part of the Pseudothermotoga sp. genome, CCCGTCAGCGCTTCGACCAACTCTGTTTGACCATTACCGGCAACACCGGCAATAGCGTATATCTCACCAGCCCTAACTTCGAAAGAGACACCTTTCACTGCCTCTAAATTTCTGTAATCTTTCACATGGAGGTTCTCGACTTTCAAGATCACATCACCAGGTTTGGCTGGTTTCTTCTCCACCGTGAAGACGACGTCCCTACCCACCATGAGACGAGCGATCTCTCTGGGATTGGTCTGGTCCTTGTTCAAAACGCCTGTGACCTTCCCTTGACGCATGACCGTTATTCTGTCACTGACGCGCATGACTTCATTCAATTTATGCGAAATGAAAATTATCGTCTTCCCATTCTCTTTCAACCTGAACATAGTTTCGAACAGCTCTTCCGTTTCCTGAGGTGTGAGCACAGCGGTGGGTTCATCCAAGATGAGGATTTCCGCACCCCTGTAGAGCACCTTGAGTATTTCTACCCTCTGTTGCATTCCCACAGGAAGATCTTCTATCTTCGCGTTGGGATCCACATAGAGTCCATACCTTTCGGAAAGGTCTTTCACTTTCTTTCGAGCAAGTTTCAGATCGAACATGGGACCGATGCCGATCTCCGAACCGAGGACCACGTTCTCAGCGACCGTGAGGTTGTTGACGAGCATGAAATGTTGATGAACCATGCCGATGCCTGCCGCGATGGCGTCGCGTGGCCCTTTGAAATCCACCTTCTTGTTGAAGATGCGTATTTCACCGGAGTCAGGTTTCAAAAGACCGTAAAGTTGGTTCATGAGCGTGGTCTTTCCTGCCCCATTTTCACCCACGATGGCGTGTATCTCGCCTTTGAACACAGTTAAATCGACATGATCGTTCGCAACCACTTGGGGAAACTTTTTCACAATTTGAATCATTTCTACCGCTTTCTCCACGCCGAAAGACCCCTTTTCAAAGAGGGGCGCAGAGCGCGCCCCTCAAACTTCAGAACGGAAAGCTTATGGAAGGAACTTGGAAAGCTTTCAATGCATCTTCCGTGTCGGGTATGACGAGCTTACCATCTTTGATGAGTTTCGTCAGATATTCCAGCTCGGCTATGACTCTGTTTGGAATCATACCTTTGGTGTACTTCATCGGGCTGACGCCGGCGCCGTTCTCCTTCACACCCAAAATCTTCAAACCACCTTCGAAAGTACCTTCCCAAGCGCTCTTGACACCGTAATAACTGGCCATCGAGATACCCTTCATCGCACTGCACAGTACAACTCCAGGAGCCATGTAGTCTTGGTCCACGTCAACACCTATGGCAAAGAAACCTTTACCGTTCTTCGTGACGTAGTCGATGATGTCGACCAGCTTGTCTGAACCTACGAGTGCCACCATCTTCTCCCTCGCAGCCTCTATACCTCCGTTGCCACAAGCTCCGGCAGCCAAGAAAACTATGTCTGCTCCCTGTGCGTACTGCGCCATGGTCAAGTCCTTACCTTTCTTTGGATCCTCAAAATCGTTGGTGTAACCTCTCAAAATCTCGACTCTCTTCTTGTGGAGTGTGGAATAGATTTTCGCACCGGCTTCATATCCATACCGGAACCTCTCGACCGGTGGTATCGGGATACCTCCAACGAAACCTATCTTGCCGGTGAACGTCATGGCTGCGGCGATGTAACCAGCGTAGAAGCCAGCGTGTTCCTCTTTGAACACGTAGCACAACACGTTCGGCAAACTCTGACCCTGAGGTGGCACGATGTCGATACCGACGAAGTATACCTTGGGGAACTGCTTGGCGACTTTGAACAGCGCATCGGTCATCATGAACCCAACCGCAAAGACCACGTCAGCTTCCTGTGCCGCACGGGTGAGGTTGGGGATGTAATCGGCTTGCTCGTACGACTGAATGACTTTACTTTCTGCGCCGATCTCTTTGGCAGCTCTCACGATACCCTCCCAAGTCCCGTCGTTGAAAGATTTGTCGCCGAGACCTCCGATGTCTGTGACCATGATGACTTTGAATGCCATTGCGAAGACAGCGAGCACGACGACCAGCAACAATACCGTCAACTTTCTCACCGCAACTCCCCCTTTCTGAAGAGTTTCAAGAAGTTAACCACGGCGATGAAAATCCCACTCAGGAAGACCAACGGATTGACAAAAGAGTTCGTTTGGAATTCGATCAAAGGAGCTGTTTGCTCGACTATCAAAATCAAATCGCGACTGTTCGACCAACCAAAGATCGACACAGCTAAAAGTACGACGGCTGGTCCAATTGATATTTTAGGACCCAAAAAGAAACTTGTCAAAAATACGAACATGGAGATCAGCAGGATCGAGAGCGAACGTTTATTCCTCACAACAGAGACGTGCGGTGCTTTCACTTCCTTCGAGTTGTTGAAAACTCGGTCCAAAAACGAAGTTTGCAGATCTGAAAGTATAGGATATTTGACGCTGAAGAGATCTTCTAGATGATTTTTGAACTCTTCTTTCAATTTGAAGGCCGCATAACTCACCAGCTTCGTGCTGTATTTCGTCAATGATGTTAGATCCCTCTCGAACGCCTTTTTCCTCGATCTTTCGTCCAGAAGGTAGAATCTCAAGCTGTTGGAAAGCGACTGAAACGTTTCAATCCTCGCTTTTGAACCAGTATAGCTGAAAAAGTTGGATCGATCGTCGAAGAAAGCACCGTAATTTCTTGAAATGATCACATCGGTTATGATACCTTGTGTCCGCAAACCAGACAGCGTTTCAACCAAATCGTTCAAGATCGCTTTCGTATCTTCTGAAGAAGTGTACATATTTGAAGACAATCTCCTCACATGAAAGGACAACTTGGACAGTTCGTCCATATAGAGTTCCTGCTTGAGTAAGTCATAATATTTCGACTCCAAGAACCGTTCGTGCCTGTCCATGGCCAATTCCGCACAATTGTATACAAACGGCAGAAAAGCTGTGAAAACTATCGCGGTGACAGACAAAACATCGAGCCAAACTGAACGCAGAGATTTTCTCAGCAACCTGAAGATCGAGAAAGTAAAACCCAGCACCAACACGAGTCCGTAAAACAGCGACTCGTACTTCGAAGTGGGATCGAAGAGAAAGAACAGATAGATCGTCTCGAACACGAACACGCAGTTCAGCGCGAAGAGTCGCGCTTTGAGTGATTTGAAGGACACGAGCAAAACCACACCGTACAGAACGAACCTCATCCACCAGTAGTTTCTACGAACTGGTGTCGAACTCTGCACCAACTGCGCCACCTTCGACTGCAAATTCGTGATGGGCTTGACTATGTCCCTAGCGACGAAGGCGGCTTCTCTGTTTATGTGCGCCAAGATTCTTGTAGGATCTTTTTTAGCATTTTCAAACGCTCTCTGTACAGCTTGAGACAAAACCTCTTGAATGGCAGGGTCTGAATAAAACAACGCCAGATCGTGGAGGTGCTGCAAACTGGTCGGGGGATTGAAAACGTAGTCGGCTATTTCCAATTGAAACCTCTGTTCAACGTCTACAGGAGGTTTTTCAGCAACAAGGCCAAGCTGATAAGAAATGACCCAAGCGAAAAAAGCTCTGGCCTCTTTAGTGACGATGTCCCTATAACGTGTGAAGAAATCTATGAAAGAACTGTTTTTCATCACCTCGTCCGCGGTGAGATGTGTTCTTGTGAGCTTGCTGGAGAGATAAGACAGAAATAATGCCGCTGCGAGCTGTTCTTCTTCTTTCTCGAAATTGTAGGATGAATAAATGAAATTGAGGTAATGTCCGAGATCGGGTGTAGCTTCCCTTTTATCCACGCTACCAGCAATGAGGAACCTGTAAAAGCGATAGAGCGAGAAATGTTCGAGTGATTCAACTGTTTGAAGCAAAAATGGATGTTGAATTGATCCAGATTCGTACTCTTGAACCAAATTCAAATACAACTTCAGAGCGTTCTCTGTTTCCAAAGCAAGACATGTTGTTAAAAAGAGAAGAACAACCACAATCAGAATGATCGCTCTTTGCACCGCTCATCCTCCGTACGTTTCAATATTACCATAATCGAATGGCTTCCCAGAAAGGTGATATAATAAGATGCAAACCAGGGGGTAACGAATGCAGATATCCATATTTGGACAATTTAAAATCACGGACAACGAGGGTGAGGTACACGATCTTAAAGTTTTGAAATCGAGAAAGGCACGCGATCTACTACGCTACTTTGTCGTGTTTCACCGAAGAAAAATTCCTGCAGAGCTTTTGTGTGAAATTTTCTGGCCTGGCATGGAAGA contains:
- a CDS encoding ABC transporter ATP-binding protein gives rise to the protein MEKAVEMIQIVKKFPQVVANDHVDLTVFKGEIHAIVGENGAGKTTLMNQLYGLLKPDSGEIRIFNKKVDFKGPRDAIAAGIGMVHQHFMLVNNLTVAENVVLGSEIGIGPMFDLKLARKKVKDLSERYGLYVDPNAKIEDLPVGMQQRVEILKVLYRGAEILILDEPTAVLTPQETEELFETMFRLKENGKTIIFISHKLNEVMRVSDRITVMRQGKVTGVLNKDQTNPREIARLMVGRDVVFTVEKKPAKPGDVILKVENLHVKDYRNLEAVKGVSFEVRAGEIYAIAGVAGNGQTELVEALTGLRKPTFGRIFLLGKDVTHLGPRELREMGVGHIPEDRHKYGLVLQFPAYYNVILGRHYRHPFTNGEFLNHAAINNFAEELFKRFDIRPNNTKMLGANFSGGNQQKMVVAREIGLQPKIMVVSQPTRGLDVGATEFVHRTLIELRDSGVAILLVSMELDEVLSLADRIAVMYNGQIMGEVLPNSVTIEEIGLMMAGHRLEEIRGHVA
- a CDS encoding BMP family ABC transporter substrate-binding protein: MRKLTVLLLVVVLAVFAMAFKVIMVTDIGGLGDKSFNDGTWEGIVRAAKEIGAESKVIQSYEQADYIPNLTRAAQEADVVFAVGFMMTDALFKVAKQFPKVYFVGIDIVPPQGQSLPNVLCYVFKEEHAGFYAGYIAAAMTFTGKIGFVGGIPIPPVERFRYGYEAGAKIYSTLHKKRVEILRGYTNDFEDPKKGKDLTMAQYAQGADIVFLAAGACGNGGIEAAREKMVALVGSDKLVDIIDYVTKNGKGFFAIGVDVDQDYMAPGVVLCSAMKGISMASYYGVKSAWEGTFEGGLKILGVKENGAGVSPMKYTKGMIPNRVIAELEYLTKLIKDGKLVIPDTEDALKAFQVPSISFPF